The DNA window AAAACTCCATTGTATATTTTCTGCGCATTCTTTTTAATACCGTATCTGAACCAGATTGTATGGGAATATGCAAATGCCTAACAACAATTTTCGATTCACTTAATACATCAATTACTTCATCTGATAATTGACTTGCTTCAATCGAACTAATGCGAAGTCGCTTTAATCCCTTTACATTTGCTTCGATATCTCTTAAAAGCTGTGCTAAATTATAATCTTTTAAATCTTCTCCGTATCCACCTGTATGAATACCAGTCAAAACAATTTCTAAATATCCAGCGTCCACCAATTGTTGTGCTTGTCGAACAACTTCTTCTGGATCTCGAGAACGCATTAGTCCACGAGCCCAAGGAATAATACAAAATGTACAGAAATTATTACAACCTTCCTGAATCTTTAATGATGCACGAGTGCGATCCGTAAAGGCAGGAACATCTAACTCCTCATATACACGATTCTTCATAATATTGCCTACAGCATTAATTGGTTTACGCTCGGTTTTGTACTGCTCAATATACTCCAGCATTTTTGTGCGTTCTTGTGTACCTACAACAATATCTACTCCTGGAATCGCCATAATTTCAGCAGGAGAAGTTTGTGCATAGCAACCAGTTACACAAATAACTGCATCTGGATTTTGGCGAATAGCACGACGAATTACTTGTCTACTCTTTTTATCACCAGTATTAGTTACGGTACATGTATTGATGACATAAACATCTGATTGTTTTTCGAACTCTGTACGGTCATAACCATTTTCTTTAAATAATTGCCATATAGCTTCTGTTTCATAATGATTAACTTTACAGCCTAATGTATGGAATGCAACGGATGACAAGTCCTTACACCTCTTTCATTCATATTCATAGGAAATTGCAGCTAGCGCATATAACGGAGCGGTTTCTGTTCGTAAAATCCTTGGTCCAAGAGCGATTGGTTGAAAATCATTTTCTAGTAAATGTTTTACTTCCTGACGATCGAGTCCGCCTTCTGGGCCAAAAACGATCAGTATCGACTGTTTATCATATACTTTTTTCAATTGGTCCGCAAATTTTTGTCGGTCTTCTAGCTTCGCATCTTCTTCATCCGCAACAAATCTCACATCGTATGCTTTAGAAATTTCCAAAAGCTCTTTTAAAGAGATTGGATTATGTATATGTGGGATAAATGAGCGGTGAGATTGTTCTGCCGCTTCTTTAGCAATCTTTTGTAAGCGCGCAATTTTTTTCTCATTTTTTTGTTTATCCCATTTCACAATAGAGCGTTTAGCTTCAAACGGATAAAGCGTATGCATACCTAATTCGGTTGCTTTTTGCGTGATCAATTCTAATTTATCACCTTTTGGAAGACCACAGACGAGAGAAACTTTAATAGGCATTTCATTGGATTGCCCATGCATTTCAACCACTTGTAGAAGGACAGATTTAGAAGTACCTTCCACAATCGTCATCGTATACGTCTTACTATCTGCCACTACATATACTTGATCTCCAGGAGACATGCGCATCACCTGAATCATATGATGCGCGTCATCACCTGAAATTGTCACTGTATTATTTTCTTGGATTGTTTCATTCGTAAAATAACGTTGCATGACAATCTCCTTTATTGAACAGGCTTCTTAGAAATGATTGTTACCCAGTCTTCCATCATCATCACTTCTTCTATTTCGAAGCCAGATTCCTGCAAGGAATTGCGAACATCCTCTTTTTTCGTTGCAATAATGCCGGATGTGATGAATAATCCACCTTTTTTAACAATCGAAAATGCATCGTCTGTAAAAGTCATAATAATTTCTGCTAAAATATTAGCCACTACAATGTCTGCTTGTTCTTTCACATTATCTAGTAGATTACCATGAGTTACCTGCACTAAGTGTTCTACCTTATTTAGCTGAATATTTTCTTTTGCAGATTTAACAGCTACTTCATCTAAGTCAAGTGCATGGATAGCAGTAGCGCCTAGTTTAGCTGCTCCAATTGAAAGTACCCCAGAACCAGTGCCTACATCAATCACGCTTGAGTTAGGCTGTACTGTTTTTTCAAGTGCTTGTAAACACATAACAGTTGTTGGGTGAGTACCTGTACCAAAAGCCATCCCTGGATCTAATTCGATAATCAATTCATCTGAATTGACACGCTCATAGTCTTCCCATGTTGGAACAATTGTAAAACGGTTCGATATTTTCACAGGATGATAATACTTTTTCCATGCAGTTGCCCAATCTTCTTCATCTACTTCTTGTATAGTAAGAATATTATGTCCAAGGTCGATATTAAAGTTTAGTAAGTTGTTAATCGCAAGTTTGATCTCTTCCACTGTTTCTAATAAAAAACTTGTTTTGGCTAAGTAAGCTTTTATTCGAACTCCATCTACTGGAAAATCATCTGGATTTAAGCTGTAGATTTCTCCAAAAACATCTTCTCGTTCTCTCACTAACTCTTCTGAATCCTCAATAACTACTCCACTTGCACCAGCTTCATGCAAAATATTACTAATTGCCTCCACTGCTTCATTCGTAGTATGAATGGATAGTTCAGACCATTTCACTTGCGCCAACTCCTTTATTCGCCTTTTATCGTTCTTTTAATTTTATCAAATAATGAGCTACCTTGCTCTTCAGGAATATCCCCACTGATTTCGGCAAATTCGCGTAGCAATTGCTTTTGTTTTTCTGTTAATTTTTTCGGAGTAATAACTTTGACAACAACATGTTGGTCACCAATGCCATACCCGTGAACATTTTTTACGCCTTTTCCTTTTAGTCGGAATTGCGTTTGTGATTGAGTACCAGCAGGAATTTTTAGTTTCACTTTCCCTTGAACCGTTGGAACTTCAATTTCATCTCCAAGTGCCGCTTGAGCAAATGTTAATGGAAGTTCATAGTAAATATCGTCACCGTCACGTTCAAATCGAGGATCTGCTTTTACTCGGAATACAACATATAAGTCTCCAGCTGGACCACCATTAACACCTGGTTCTCCCTGACCGCTTACGCGAAGTTGTTGACCATCATCAACACCTGCAGGAATTGTAACTTTAATTTTTTTACGTTTATTAACTGTACCTTTACCAGAACAAGTAGAACATTTTTCTTTAATCATTTTTCCAGTTCCAGAACAGTGATTACAAGCACGTTTAGTTTGAATACGACCAAATGGTGTGTCTTGTGTAACATTCACTTGACCATTGCCATTACAGTGTGTACATGTTTCAGGATGCGTGCCTGGTTTAGCACCATTACCTTTACATGTTTCACATGATTCTTCTTTGGCAATTTCAATTTCTTTTTCTTTCCCAAAAACAGCTTCTTCAAAATCAATTGTCATAGAATATTGAAGGTCATTTCCTTTTCTCGGAGCATTTGGATCACGTCTGCGAGAACCCCCGCCACCGAAGAACGAACTGAAAATATCTTCAAATCCAAAGCCATCTCCACCACTAAATCCACCACCAAAGCCTTGATTTGGACCAGCGTGACCAAATTGATCATACCCCGCACGTTTTTGCTCGTCACTTAATACCTCATATGCTTCCGAAATTTCTTTGAACTTATCTTCTGCATTAGCTTCTTTGTTAATATCGGGATGGTATTGCTTAGAAAGCTTACGATAAGCTTTTTTAATTTCATCTTGAGAAGCACTTTTAGAAACGCCTAGCACCTCATAATAATCACGTTTATTCATAGTTCACTCTCCTGCTCTGTTAACGTACACATAAAAATTATTGTAACATGGACAAAATCCGAATAGCAAAACAAATAGAAATTTTACCATTATCTTATATAACATTGAAAAAGCCAAAGCCGAAAACGGTCTTTGACTTTTTCTGTTAACATTCTTACTTGTCTTTATCGTCGTTTACTTCTTCAAATTCAGCATCGACAACACCGTCATCAGATGGTCCACCAGCTTGACCTGCATTAGCAGCATCTGCTTGAGCTTGTTCATAAAGCTTCATTGTAAGTTGTTGAACGATTTCATTTAATTTATCTTTTTTCGTTTTGATTTCTTCTAGGTTTCCAGCTTCAAGTGCAGCTTTTAACTCTTCTTTTGCATCTTCAGCAGACTTTTTCTCTTCTTCAGACACTTTATCTTCCAGGTCTTTTAGAGTTTTTTCAGTCATAAATACTAATTGATCCGCTTCATTTTTCACTTCTGCTTCTTCTTTACGAACTTTATCCGCTTCAGCGTTCGCTTCCGCTTCTTTTACCATACGTTCGATTTCTTCGTCAGAAAGAGAAGAGTTTGATTGGATTGTAATATTTTGTTCTTTTTGCGTTCCTAAATCTTTCGCTTTAACATTTACAATACCATTTTTGTCGATATCAAACGTAACTTCGATTTGTGGAACACCACGTGGTGCTGGTGGAATATCCGCAAGTTGGAAACGACCAAGTGTTTTGTTGTCAGTTGCCATCGGACGTTCACCTTGTAATACGTGAATATCTACTGCCGGTTGGTTATCCGCTGCAGTGGAGAACGTTTGAGATTTTGATGTTGGGATAGTTGTATTACGTTCAATTAACTTCGTGAATACGCCCCCCATTGTTTCAATACCTAAAGAAAGTGGTGTAACGTCAAGAAGAACAACGTCTTTTACATCTCCTGTTAAAACTCCACCTTGAACAGCAGCACCCATTGCTACTACTTCATCAGGATTTACTCCTTTATGTGGTTCTTTCCCAGTTTCTTTCTTAATAGCTTCTTGTACAGAAGGAATACGAGTAGATCCACCTACAAGAATAACTTTATCAATTTGTGAAGCTGATAATCCAGCATCTTTCATTGCTTGACGAGTTGGTACCATTGTACGCTCTACTAAGTGAGCTGTTAAATCATCAAATTTCGCACGAGTCATTGTAACTTCTAAGTGAAGTGGTCCAGCTTCGCCTGCAGTGATGAATGGAAGTGAAATTTGAGTTGAAGTAACACCAGAAAGATCTTTTTTCGCTTTTTCAGCAGCGTCTTTCAAACGTTGAATAGCCATTTTATCTTTTGATAAATCAATGCCGTTTTCTTTTTTGAACTCTTGTACTAAGTAGTCCATTAATACTTGGTCAAAGTCATCTCCACCTAGACGGTTATCACCAGCAGTTGCTAGTACTTCAAATACGCCATCACCAAGTTCTAGGATAGATACGTCAAATGTACCGCCACCTAAATCGTATACAAGAATTTTTTCATCATGGTCCATTTTATCTAAACCGTATGCAAGTGCAGCAGCAGTTGGTTCGTTGATGATACGTTCTACTTCAAGACCAGCAATACGACCAGCATCTTTTGTAGCTTGACGTTCAGCATCATTGAAGTATGCAGGAACAGTAATTACTGCTTTAGTTACTTTTTCTCCTAGATATTCTTCTGCAAATCCTTTTAAGTATTGAAGAATCATTGCAGATACTTCTTGTGGTGTATATTCTTTTTCTTCTGCTGTTACTTTTTCATTTGTACCCATTAAACGTTTAACAGATGCAATTGTGTTTGGGTTAGTGATAGATTGACGCTTCGCTACTTCCCCAACTTGTTTTTCGCCGTTTTTGAATGCTACAACTGATGGAGTTGTGCGGTTACCTTCTGGATTCGGAATTACTTTTGGTTCTCCACCTTCAAGTACAGATACACATGAGTTTGTTGTTCCTAAGTCAATACCAATAATTTTAGACATATGTTTTTCCTCCTAATATATAACTGATATATGAGATATCATTAATATTTTTTTATTATATAAACTGCATTTCAAAAGATTGATTGTTATTCGTTTACTTTAACCATCGTTGGGCGAAGTACTCTATCTTTCAACTTATACCCTTTTTGCAGTTCTTGAAGCACGATACCAGATTCTTTAGAATCGTCTTTTTCTTGCATAACTGCTTGGTGAAAATTAGGATCGAATGGAACCCCTTCTGCTTCAATTGGCTCTAAGCCTTCTTTTGAAATTGCACTTAATAACGATCGGTAAACCATTTCTACACCTTTTGTTAAAGAAACAGCTTCTGCTGTTGTTGCTTCAACCGCAAGGGCACGCTCTAGATTATCAAGCACTGGCAAAATATCCGTTAATACGGATTGGGCGCGATATTTATAATCGGCTTCCTTATCTAATTGAACTCGACGTTTGTAATTTTCAAAGTCCGCTCTTAAACGAATCGCTTTGTCTTTTTCTTCGTCAAGTTCTTGCTTTACAAGTGTCAATTCATCGATCTCTTCTTCTACCAGTACTTCAGTAGCTTCTGTTTCTTGTTGTTCTTCCAATATTCCCTGTTCTTCAACTACTTCATCTTTTTCTTTTTCCATTACTAGCAACTCTCCTTTATCCATGTGGGCCATGGCCATGTAATATTTTGGACAATTCCCGAGATAGATCTCCACTCATTACGTCAAGCAAGGAAACAACTCGTTTGTAATCCATACGAGTAGGCCCAATAATTGCAATTGAACCCATCTGTTCATCCCCAATTTCATAGGACGCAGTAATAATACTACAATCTTCCATTCCTAGTTGGTTATTTTCTGAACCGATTCGAATTTGAATTCCCTTTTTCTCTAAATGGAAAAGTCCTGGAATTTGATTTACATGATCCATCCAATACATGATACTTCGTGCTTTTTCTAAATCATTAAATTCAGGTTGATTTAACAATTGCATTTTTCCGCCGTAGTATACTTTGTCCTCATGTTCGATTGTCATCGCTTTGTTTAATGAACCTAGAAGATTATTTAAACGACCGCTGTTTTGACGCAAGACCGATAATGTGACAGCATCTAATTTTGCTGGAAGCTCATGTAAATGAACACCAACTAAATGTTCATTGATTAAATTAACCATACGTTCAATGTCAGATGCAGTAAAACTTTCCGGGATGGAAAATACGCGATTTTCTACATGCCCACTATCTGTCACAATGATTGCAACAGCGGAATCATCCGTTAATGGAACAATGGAAAACCTTTTAACACGATGCTTTCTAACATCTAAGCCTAACATAATAGAGGTATAATTCGTTAATTCGGAAAGAATATTTGCCGATTTTCGAATTATTTGCTCCGTCTCAACCATCCGTTCCTGAAAAACAGAACGAATCTGGTTAATCTCGTCTTTGGTAATCCGTTGGGGAGTTAACAAATTGTCTACATAATAACGATAGCCCTTTTCTGAAGGGACGCGGCCAGACGATGTATGCGTTTTTTCTAAAAAACCCATATCTTCTAAATCCGCCATATCGTTTCGAATAGTAGCAGGACTAAATGAAACTTCCTCCTTTTTCGAAAGTTGGCGAGATCCCACTGGCTGAGCGGTTTCAATAAAATCATCTACCGTTACTTGCAATATTAATAATTGCCGATTAGTTAGCATGATCATCACCTCTGTTAGCACTCGTCTATAGAGAGTGCTAATACTCATATAAAATTTATCAAATCTATAGATAACTGTCAACGATTTAGTTTTATTTATTTAGCTAAGTTAAGCGATCATGTTGTTACCTGCCGAACAGCCTAATTTAACAGAGGCATTTATTTAAGAAAATATTGAAACACTTCATTTCCCATAAAGCGCCCACGAGTCGTTAATTTTACAAAGTTATTTTCCATTAGGATTAAATCTTTTCGAAGCAATTCTTCCAATTGTTCACCGTACACCTGTGGGAGAGTTTGTCCGTATCTTTCTTCAAATCTTACTAAGGATACCCCTGCATTTTTTCGCAATCCTAAAAACATTTCTTCTTCCATTTTCTCTGTCTGTGTTACTTCTTTTTGCATCATCAGTGGTTTTTCACCAGAATCGATTGTTTGCATATACTTTTTTAAAGGACCGTGATTAGAATATCTCACACCATTTACATAACCGTGTGCTCCTGCTCCCAATCCAATATATTCATCGTTGTTCCAATAAAGTAAATTATGTTGGGAAGCTTTGCCTTCCAACGAAAAATTACTTATTTCATATTGTAGATAGCTGTTCTGCTTCATCTCGTCCATCAAATAGCCATACATTTCCGCTTCCAAATCTTCTCCTGGTAACGATAGCTTTCCCTTAGATAATAAATTATAAAAAATTGTTTTCGGTTCTACTAATAATGAGTAGGCTGAAATATGTGGGATCTTTAGACGAAAAGCTTCTTGTAAAGATGCTTTCCACTGTTCCATCGTTTGATTTGGTAAGCCATACATTAAATCGATACTTATAGATGGAAAATCTGTTTGTTTTGCGAACTCAATCACTTCATAAACATGCTCATTGGAATGTGTTCTTCCAAGAACTTTCAACAAGTCTTGATCAAAAGTTTGCACTCCCATACTTAATCTATTCACACCAAATTTTCGCATAAGTTGCATTTTCTCAAGCGTGATTTCATCCGGATTTGCTTCCGATGTGAATTCTATAACTTGTTCCATTGGAATATACATGTGGATGAGTGTAAATAAACGTTCTAATTGTTCTAGTGATAATGAAGTAGGCGTTCCTCCACCGATAAAAATAGTATCAATCTTTGCCTTTTTTAAATCATCTGTCCATAAAGCCATTTCTTTACCAAGAGATTCAATGTATTCATCGACAGGTTGATTATGAAAGAAAAATTTATTGAAATCACAATAATTACAAATTTGATGACAAAAAGGAATATGTATATATACGCCTCTTACCATAATCATTCCTACTTTCTATATAAAGCACAACTTCATCTAGTGTTTGATTTTCTTGAATGATAGTTGAACTAGGATTTTTCTACAGGTCATAGCTGGATAAAAGAAAAAGGAGGCTACTAGTGCCCCCCTTTCCGGTTTTCTTATTTATTCGGCTCATCCATCTTGAGTACTGCCATAAATGCCTCTTGAGGCACTTCAACAGACCCTACTTGTTTCATACGCTTTTTACCTTCTTTTTGTTTATCAAGAAGTTTACGTTTACGTGAAATATCTCCACCATAACATTTAGCTAAAACGTTTTTACCAATCGATTTAATCGTTGAACGAGCAACGATTTTTTGACCGATTGCTGCTTGTACTGGTACTTCGAACTGTTGTCTTGGAATCAACGCTTTTAGTTTTTCAACGATTAGTTTTCCTCGCTCGTAAGAAAAATCACGATGCACGATAAAGCTTAAAGCATCTACCTTTTCACTATTCAATAAGATATCCATTTTCACTAATTTCGATTCTTTGTATCCAATCAAGTCATAATCAAAAGATGCATAGCCTTTTGTGCTTGATTTTAATGAATCAAAGAAGTCATATACGATTTCAGATAATGGAATCTCATAAATGATATTAACACGCGCCTTAGACAAGAAATCCATCGTGATAAAGTTTCCACGTTTACGTTGGCATAGTTCCATTACAGAACCAACGTAATCTTCCGGAACCATAATCGATGCTTTTACATAAGGTTCTTCAATCGCTTCTACTTTTTGCACATCAGGCATCATAGAAGGGTTGTCTACTTTGATTACTTCACCATTCGTTAACTTCACGTCATAAATAACACTTGGTGCAGTTGTGATTAAATCAATTTTAAATTCGCGTTCGATACGCTCTTGGATGATTTCCATATGAAGTAATCCTAAGAATCCACAACGATACCCAAAGCCTAACGCCTGAGAAGTTTCTGGTTCGAACTCTAGTGCAGAGTCATTCAGTTGTAATTTTTCTAGTGCATCACGTAAATCTACGTATTTCGTGTTATCAATCGGATATAATCCACAGAATACCATAGGGTTCATTTTGCGATATCCAGCTAACGCTTCTGCTGCAGGATTAGAGGCTAATGTAATTGTATCCCCGACACTGGAATCTCCTACATGTTTCATCGATGCTGTTAAGAATCCTACGTCTCCAACTGTCAACTCTGATCGTTGTGTCGTTTTTGGTGTAAATACGCCTGTTTCCACGACTTCGAATTCTTTACCAGATGACATCATTTTAATCGTGTCTCCTGGTTTCACTGTACCTTCCATAATTCGAATATACACAATTACACCTCGGTAAGGGTCAAATAGGGAGTCGAAGATCAATGCTTTTAAAGGAGCGGAAGGATCCCCTGTTGGTGCAGGAACTTTTTCAACTATTTGTTCTAAAATTTCTTCAATACCGATTCCTGCTTTTGCAGATGCAAGCACTGCTTCAGAAGCATCAAGTCCAATTACTTCTTCTACTTCTCCTCTTACACGTTCTGGATCGGCTGCAGGTAAATCGATTTTATTGATAACCGGTAATATTTCCAAATCATTATCTAATGCTAAATAAACATTTGCTAGTGTTTGGGCTTCAATTCCTTGTGCTGCATCCACTACAAGAATTGCACCTTCACATGCTGCTAAACTTCTAGACACTTCGTACGTAAAGTCTACGTGACCAGGAGTATCGATTAGATGAAAGATATACTCTTCTCCGTCTTTTGCAGTGTATGTTAATTGAACCGCATTTAACTTTATGGTAATACCTCTTTCACGCTCCAAGTCCATGGAATCTAACAATTGGTCTTTCATTTCTCGTGAAGTTAATGTTTTCGTTTTTTCTAAAATACGATCGGCTAAAGTCGATTTTCCGTGGTCAATATGCGCGATAATGGAAAAATTACGAATCTTCTTCTGTCGCGCGATTCTATCTTCATTGTTCATGCTTGTTCACTCCTAATTAAACTACTATGAATTATAACAGACAACTCGCGTCTAAGTAACGCATAATCATTAAGTCTGTTATTCAAAATATTTTTTCTATGTATTTGTTCGTTATTTTCATCTTTTTTTGCCAGACTTTAATCTTACCAAAATTCTGTTCGTAAGACAATCTGAGTTATTCATCAGTTTGAACAGGAAGTGCAATCAATATTTCTTCTTTTGTTTGAATCAATTTCATAATTCCAATTTACATAAAAAAACACTAACAATATTAAAGGAAACTAAAGAAATATTATTTTAAGTGAAATAAAGTATAGTTGATTTCCGCTATAGGCGGACGCTTTCCGCGGGGTGAGCGATAAGCCATCACCGCCGCACGCGTCGTTTGTGATGGCTTATCTGTCTCACTCATCCCGCTGGAGTCGCCGCCTGCCGCTTCAATCAACAAAGTGATCATTTAATTGTCTTTTCCTAAGTAGGCTGTATCGCCAATAACCGTTTCCACTTCCATGCACGTTGCCTTACTTTTTTCAATTAATTCTTGTAGATATTGCCCGTCACTTTTTTAACCTGTTGTCACCACTGCTGCTGTAATAATACGTTCATCGCTCATCGCAGTATGTGTTTTAAAGCTAAAAAAGAAGAATCCGCTTCTTATGCCAGACATGGGCATCGAGATCTGTTGAATAGCATAATTGCATTTCGTAATCTTCAATCACTTCTTTAAAACATTGACCTTTTCCTGTAGAGAGGGCATATATGCCAACTTCGATATGTTTCTACGACTTCCATTACTTGACGACAATAATCTAATTCTTCCACTATTTCATTTGATACCGGCTTTGTTCAAAGAGTATTTATTTGATGGTGATTGGAGTGGAAGGCGGCGACTCCAGCGGGAAAAGCGCGTCCAGGTGAGACCCCGCAGGAGCGCACATAGGAACAAAGGCTAAGAACGCCACCTCGTGTGGCAACGCCTTTGTGACCAACATCCTGTTGGCCTGAGGAGGCTCCCGGACCGCCCGCGGAAAGCGTCCGCCTGCAACGGAATCACCTAGATGATATATTTAACCAAAAAGCGAGTTCTTGAACGACTTGTCGTTCAAGAACTCGCTAAGAATAGATTTTTTCAGTGGGCCCATTTTTTACGCTCAATCACTTTTTGTTTTAAGAAGGTAGTTGTTGATTGTACATATTAGAAATGGCTTTTGCTAAAATAGCGATGGAACGATTTAACTCTTGTTCGGTGTTGTCAACACCTCCGAGCTCCATCACTAATAGATTTTTAGCGATGTCTTGATTGTATACCCCATCAACACCTTTACCGGCTTTAACCATAACTCCTCGTGATATCCCGGGTACTAATTTATTTAATTCATCAGAGAGATTATTAGCAAGTTGCTCATTCCATTTATAGTTATCGTGTTCTCCTCCAATAACGAACATAATCTTCGCATAGCTTTCCTCTCCAGTTTGAAGGGTAGTTACTTTCGATTTCATTGAGTCTCTGTGAATATCTAAGACAATATCATATTCATTATGTGTTAATGCATCCTGAACAAGCGGTCTGACAGTAGCATAATCATCCATCTCTTTTGGATTATGATTTTCTAAAAACTGTGTTTCTATTTGATGAAATGCAAATTGAGCATTTATTTGATCTTGAAAGGAAGTTATATTATTTGCAGGATGATAAACTGCAACTTTTTCTCCTTGTGAAGCAAGTATAGGCAGAAAGGCTTCGTGCGAATGGGTAAAATAAACAAATGCTTTTTTAGGTGCAATTATTTCTGCTACAGTTGGCTTGGCCTCTAATTGTGCTGCATATACTACTGGCGTGTCCTCTTTTTTCTTTTCTTCTGTTGGTGCCGATAAAAGAGGCGCTTGGATTGTCGCTATGATAATGGGAGCTAAAAATAAAAGTAATAAAATGCTTGTTAAATTCTTTAGGGAATTTGCCATAAGTTCCACTCTCCTCACACAATCGTATGTGGAGAAGTGGAATTTTAGAACGACATCATCTACCCGTTATCCATGTTTCTAAACCGGAGGAAAGCAAATAAGCGTATTGTTCCACCCAGGCATCTGTTTCTTTTGGAGTGACAAATAAAGATGGATTTTTCCCGACAAATACTTCTTCAAACAATTTTCTTTTTTCATCCGTCGACCACGTAACCCATTCTCCGAAAATTGGTTGTAAAACAGTTTTATCTATGGAAGTTTTTTTACTTGAAACCATCGGCGTAACTGCTAATGCAGATGAAGGCCTACCTTTTTCCTCTACCTTAGATGCAATATAATGAATAACATGCTCCATTGCATCCGCATATAAGACAGGTCCGTCGACAACCATGGGTATTCCTATTGCTGTAACAGGAACACCGTACACCTCTTCCGATACTTC is part of the Psychrobacillus sp. FSL H8-0483 genome and encodes:
- the lepA gene encoding translation elongation factor 4, which encodes MNNEDRIARQKKIRNFSIIAHIDHGKSTLADRILEKTKTLTSREMKDQLLDSMDLERERGITIKLNAVQLTYTAKDGEEYIFHLIDTPGHVDFTYEVSRSLAACEGAILVVDAAQGIEAQTLANVYLALDNDLEILPVINKIDLPAADPERVRGEVEEVIGLDASEAVLASAKAGIGIEEILEQIVEKVPAPTGDPSAPLKALIFDSLFDPYRGVIVYIRIMEGTVKPGDTIKMMSSGKEFEVVETGVFTPKTTQRSELTVGDVGFLTASMKHVGDSSVGDTITLASNPAAEALAGYRKMNPMVFCGLYPIDNTKYVDLRDALEKLQLNDSALEFEPETSQALGFGYRCGFLGLLHMEIIQERIEREFKIDLITTAPSVIYDVKLTNGEVIKVDNPSMMPDVQKVEAIEEPYVKASIMVPEDYVGSVMELCQRKRGNFITMDFLSKARVNIIYEIPLSEIVYDFFDSLKSSTKGYASFDYDLIGYKESKLVKMDILLNSEKVDALSFIVHRDFSYERGKLIVEKLKALIPRQQFEVPVQAAIGQKIVARSTIKSIGKNVLAKCYGGDISRKRKLLDKQKEGKKRMKQVGSVEVPQEAFMAVLKMDEPNK
- the hemW gene encoding radical SAM family heme chaperone HemW; translation: MVRGVYIHIPFCHQICNYCDFNKFFFHNQPVDEYIESLGKEMALWTDDLKKAKIDTIFIGGGTPTSLSLEQLERLFTLIHMYIPMEQVIEFTSEANPDEITLEKMQLMRKFGVNRLSMGVQTFDQDLLKVLGRTHSNEHVYEVIEFAKQTDFPSISIDLMYGLPNQTMEQWKASLQEAFRLKIPHISAYSLLVEPKTIFYNLLSKGKLSLPGEDLEAEMYGYLMDEMKQNSYLQYEISNFSLEGKASQHNLLYWNNDEYIGLGAGAHGYVNGVRYSNHGPLKKYMQTIDSGEKPLMMQKEVTQTEKMEEEMFLGLRKNAGVSLVRFEERYGQTLPQVYGEQLEELLRKDLILMENNFVKLTTRGRFMGNEVFQYFLK
- the spoIIP gene encoding stage II sporulation protein P, encoding MANSLKNLTSILLLLFLAPIIIATIQAPLLSAPTEEKKKEDTPVVYAAQLEAKPTVAEIIAPKKAFVYFTHSHEAFLPILASQGEKVAVYHPANNITSFQDQINAQFAFHQIETQFLENHNPKEMDDYATVRPLVQDALTHNEYDIVLDIHRDSMKSKVTTLQTGEESYAKIMFVIGGEHDNYKWNEQLANNLSDELNKLVPGISRGVMVKAGKGVDGVYNQDIAKNLLVMELGGVDNTEQELNRSIAILAKAISNMYNQQLPS